In a genomic window of Corvus hawaiiensis isolate bCorHaw1 chromosome Z, bCorHaw1.pri.cur, whole genome shotgun sequence:
- the RPS6 gene encoding LOW QUALITY PROTEIN: 40S ribosomal protein S6 (The sequence of the model RefSeq protein was modified relative to this genomic sequence to represent the inferred CDS: deleted 1 base in 1 codon), with protein MALLPTRAVTPSSGVGAPDPQETSAGTRACGRAGPGHAARPHPPRLPATPLAVEASLAIGQPRSRGARAVLLSRELLGVCKKCGRKCGLFPRRRDVSRMKLNISFPATGCQKLIEVDDERKLRTFYEKRMATEVLADSLGEEWKGYVVRISGGNDKQGFPMKQGVLTHGRVRLLLSKGHSCYRPRRTGERKRKSVRGCIVDANLSVLNLVIVKKGEKDIPGLTDTTVPRRLGPKRASRIRKLFNLSKEDDVRQYVVRKPLNKEGKKPRTKAPKIQRLVTPRVLQHKRRRIALKKQRTQKNKEEAAEYAKLLAKRMKEAKEKRQEQIAKRRRLSSLRASTSKSESSQK; from the exons ATGGCGCTTCTTCCTACACGTGCCGTTACTCCCAGCTCCGGAGTGGGCGCGCCCGACCC GCAGGAGACAAGTGCCGGAACCCGGGCGTGCGGGAGGGCCGGGCCCGGGCACGCCGCGAGGCCACACCCCCCGCGCCTCCCGGCCACGCCCCTCGCC GTGGAAGCCTCGCTCGCCATTGGGCAGCCCCGGTCACGCGGGGCGCGGGCGGTGCTGCTCTCGCGAGAATTGCTGGGTGTATGTAAGAAGTGCGGGCGGAAGTGCGGCCTTTTCCCGCGGCGCCGAGACGTGAGCAGGATGAAG CTCAACATCTCTTTCCCGGCTACTGGCTGCCAAAAGCTCATTGAAGTGGACGATGAGCGTAAGCTAAGGACGTTTTATGAGAAGCGAATGGCCACGGAGGTGCTGGCTGATTCCCTTGGTGAGGAGTGGAAG GGATATGTTGTTCGGATAAGCGGTGGCAACGACAAGCAAGGCTTCCCCATGAAGCAGGGTGTCCTGACTCACGGACGTGTCCGCCTTCTCCTCAGCAAGGGCCACTCCTGCTATCGCCCCAGAAGAACCGGCGAGAGAAAGCGCAAGTCTGTGCGCGGCTGCATTGTTGATGCAAACTTGAGTGTCCTGAACTTAGTCATAGTGAAGAAGG GTGAAAAGGACATTCCTGGGCTGACTGACACAACTGTGCCCCGTCGTCTTGGTCCCAAGAGGGCCAGCAGGATCCGGAAGCTGTTCAACCTCTCCAAGGAGGACGATGTTCGTCAGTACGTTGTGAGGAAGCCTCTGAACAAAGAGG GTAAGAAACCCAGAACGAAGGCTCCCAAGATCCAGAGACTGGTGACTCCTCGAGTGCTGCAGCATAAGCGCAGGCGTATTGCCCTGAAGAAGCAGCGCACTCAGAAGAACAAGGAGGAAGCCGCAGAGTACGCGAAGCTGTTGGCCAAGAGGATGAAG gaagccaaggagaaaCGCCAGGAGCAGATTGCCAAGAGACGCCGGCTTTCTTCTTTGAGAGCTTCTACATCCAAGTCTGAATCAAGTCAGAAGTAA